From Osmerus eperlanus chromosome 28, fOsmEpe2.1, whole genome shotgun sequence, the proteins below share one genomic window:
- the htr1aa gene encoding 5-hydroxytryptamine (serotonin) receptor 1A a: MDFTNSSNDNDTTSTFPDVADVVADWTESENSTAASRPLPDVELSYQVITSMLLGALILCSIFGNACVVAAIALERSLQNVANYLIGSLAVTDLMVSVLVLPMAALYQVLNKWTLGQEICDIFISLDVLCCTSSILHLCAIALDRYWAITDPIDYVNKRTPRRAALLISLTWLIGFSISIPPMLGWRKAEDRANPDACTISQDPGYTIYSTFGAFYIPLILMLVLYGRIFKAARFRIRKTVKKTEKAKGSDQCLSVSPAVFHKKANGEAGGINWKRNVEPNPNSPCLNGALKHGVDGESLEIMEIQKDSKNHLPLPNTPQSTHVLENRNEKSTDVKRKIALARERKTVKTLGIIMGTFIFCWLPFFIVALVLPFCSESCYMPDWLGDVINWLGYSNSLLNPIIYAYFNKDFQSAFKKIIKCKFHRA, encoded by the coding sequence ATGGATTTTACAAACAGCAGTAACGACAATGATACTACCTCCACGTTTCCAGATGTCGCGGACGTGGTTGCAGATTGGACTGAAAGTGAGAACAGCACGGCGGCTTCTCGACCTCTACCAGACGTGGAGCTCAGTTATCAGGTAATCACCTCAATGCTCCTGGGGGCCCTTATCCTCTGCTCAATATTTGGGAACGCGTGCGTCGTCGCAGCCATTGCGTTGGAGAGGTCTCTCCAGAACGTGGCCAACTACCTTATCGGTTCCCTGGCCGTCACGGATCTGATGGTATCCGTTCTGGTGCTCCCCATGGCGGCCCTCTACCAAGTCCTAAATAAATGGACCCTGGGACAAGAGATATGTGACATATTCATCTCGCTGGATGTGTTGTGCTGTACTTCGTCCATCCTGCACTTGTGCGCCATTGCCTTGGACAGGTACTGGGCTATCACTGACCCGATTGACTATGTAAATAAACGGACACCCAGGCGAGCTGCGCTCCTGATAAGTTTGACTTGGTTGATTGGCTTCTCGATCTCCATTCCACCTATGTTAGGCTGGAGAAAAGCTGAGGACAGGGCTAACCCCGACGCTTGCACCATCAGTCAGGACCCGGGCTACACTATCTACTCCACTTTCGGGGCATTTTACATTCCGCTCATTCTGATGCTGGTCTTGTACGGACGGATATTTAAAGCAGCGAGGTTCAGGATTCGAAAGACAGTGAAGAAAACTGAGAAAGCAAAAGGGTCTGACCAGTGTTTGTCAGTTTCTCCAGCTGTATTCCACAAGAAAGCCAACGGAGAGGCAGGGGGCATTAACTGGAAGCGCAACGTGGAGCCCAATCCTAACTCTCCATGCCTAAACGGCGCCTTGAAGCACGGGGTGGACGGCGAGTCGTTAGAAATCATGGAAATTCAAAAGGATTCCAAGAATCACCTGCCTCTACCAAATACCCCACAATCAACACATGTGCTCGAAAATAGAAACGAAAAGAGCACAGACGTGAAGAGGAAGATAGCTCTGGCTCGAGAGCGCAAAACTGTAAAAACTCTAGGAATAATCATGGGAACTTTTATCTTTTGCTGGTTGCCGTTTTTCATTGTGGCACTAGTGTTGCCTTTTTGCTCCGAGAGCTGTTACATGCCCGACTGGCTTGGGGACGTCATAAACTGGCTGGGCTACTCCAACTCTCTCCTTAACCCAATTATATATGCCTACTTCAACAAAGACTTCCAAAGTGCTTTCAAAAAAATCATCAAATGCAAATTCCACAGAGCGTGA